The segment GTCACCAGTCAGCTAATTAACAACAGTAATACGTCATTTTATAAAAGACCAATAACACTcaatttaacttttataatttctTGTTCAggatgtaaataataaaaaatgctGACCCACATCGATACTAATTTATGATCCTGTGGGTTAAAGCAAAGCAATTTGCATAGCCAACTAGTGGACCGACGTCTTCgacttttatattattatatagtattTCTTTACGTGTATCTGCTGTATTGTAACACCACCCACCATGACCGATGTCTATATTGTATTAAAATGAATGGTTGGTCCAGTGTATTAATTAATACATCTTAATTGGAAAATATCAACGCTACTGTAGAGAGTTCATTTCGACCTTACCAAAAATCTATagtttacattattttaattattaaccaTATCACTAATCAATCGAAGAAAAATAACACATGTCAAAACGAATTAGTTGTTAATACATATTTTGAGTCCATAATCACGGTTCAACTTTAACTATCGAATCCTTACGGTAACTATGGAGTACATATTAAATTTCTATATGGTTTTATAATATAGTAATTCAATACCGGCTCCAGATCCTGGATGACACTCTCTTGAATAAACCGGCTTAGCCGGTGTATAACATTAACCATTGTAAAttgtttttcataaaaaaattgattaccTTTTCTATAATAATCCCCCTAAAGTTCTTCAAATAACTCAAGACATCTCCAACACTTTTTCTAGGGTTAAGCTGTCGTCTTATTTAAAACCCGGAGAAGGACTGTCAGTTcatctccctctctcttctcttttcctCTCTGTTATAAATCAGGATTCtaaggaaaacaaaaatatatacacgaCTCAGCTTATATTTTTCCAATAGAGAAAATTCGATGATTTGagtttagttttttctttctcgAAAGGTGTCTTGACAGCCCGTCTTTGTCTCAGTAGAGTCTTTATTAGATGAAGCAAAGATACTTCTTtgcagaagaagagagagaataGTGTCTTCGAGCTATATTACTGCACGTATTAGTTGTAGATAGATCCCGATCGAACGTTGCTACTCAAACGATCACGGTCTTGATATAACCATTAACTAGTTCTCGATCTCCATATATTCCAACCAAACAAGATGAAGAGATCGCGTGGGAGCTCTGATTCTTTGTCCGGTTTCTTACCAATTTGCCACTCTGCAACAGGTAATAACAAAATACTTATTGTAACAAACACATAAATACTCGATTTCTTTGAATTTTCCGATCCATTGTTTGTTATGTATCTGTTTCAATGAGGTTaggatttttttataatttgcaGTTCTGTATATCTTGATGTTGATAAGTGATTACATACTAATGAAATGTAGAATGAGCTCGAGCTACAAGTCGAGATTTTCTGTTTATAactaatttgattgtttttgcCAACAGctactaatttaatattttaaaactgggTAATGATGTATGTTTGATTGTTTTCTGCCAATTCATATAATCGAGACACTGTACTGACAAACTTTTGTAATGTAATGTATCCATTGTGACATCATATTGATTTAAATTATCCGTTCAGATTAGTAACGTTTTGTGATACACCACcgtaattaatgattttatcaGACAAACAATTAAGTCCAAGACCAACAGCCACCGGATTTCTCTATTCCGGCACCGGAGACTACTCCCCGATGTTCGACTGTCTAGAAGATGGAAGTCTAGAGGATATCGCCGTCGGACACGTGTCGTGTACGGCGGCAACGGAGAAAAAGCGGCGGTTGAGTGTAGAGCAAGTGAAAGCATTGGAGAAGAATTTCGAGATTGATAACAAGTTAGAGCCCGAGAGGAAAGTGAAGCTGGCTCAAGAGCTTGGGCTCCAACCGCGACAAGTGGCGATATGGTTTCAGAACCGCCGTGCTCGGTGGAAGACAAAACAGCTCGAACGTGATTACGGCGTTCTTAAGTCAAACTTTGACTCACTCAAACGCAGCCGCGACTCGCTTCAACTTGATAACGATTCTCTCCGTGCAGAGGTATAAATTCGTGTGTTTTAGAACTGACCCTTTTTAAATAAACTTAACGTTTTAGGCAcccaaaaaaatttatgttCGATGTAATTTCTGTTAAATCAAATCTATCACAATTTTGAGATTTGTATATATTGTACTTTGCGCAGATTAAAGAGCTAAGAGCAAAACTAAACGTGGAAGGGATCAGCAGAAGCAATAGTAACGCGTCAACAGAAGAAAACATCTTTTTAAAGGCTGATGAAACCGTGATGCCTAATAACGAAGTCTTAGAGCTAAACCAGCTTCCTTCGCAACCACTGCCACATATTCCAACGGAAGCTCCGGCATCGGAGCTTGCATACGAGATGTTTAGCATTTTCCCACGTACCGAGATCTTCAGAGAAGATCCTGCTGATAGTAGCGACTCAAGCGCTATTCTGAACGAAGAGTATAGTCCCACGGCGGCTGAAGCGGCCGCGGCTACGGCGGTTGAAATGTCAACGATGGGATGTATTGGCCACTTTGTGAAAATGGAAGAGCATGAAGATTTGTTTAGTGGAGAGGAAGCTTGCAAGTTGTTTGCAGATAATGAGCAGTGGTATTGCTGAggataaatttgaaatttttgaaatttgtaggGCACTTATGAAAATGTTTCTCAAGTGATATGGGGTTGGGAAATTTAATTGCTTAAATGGCGGGGTCTTAGTTGAGGAGGGGAAATAAGTAAGTATGAGGATaacaagtaaaagaaaaaaaaacgaaatatcGCATGCGGTTTCATGCACGTGCAGTTGCTATATGCAAGGTTTAAGAGAGTATTAGATCTTAACCCGCTCAACTGGGCGGGTCTTTATTTTTATTGGGCTGGTTTTcgtttttatgatatatataaatatttcagaGCTTTAAATTGGTTGAACAAAATTGTATTGCttaattattgtttattatttaaactttatatttcGTAATTGTACCATCAGAATCAACAACCTTGAAGTGTTCAACGGATCTCCATTCACCAATTGGGAGATTTCGTTTTAGGCGAAACATCAGATTTGTTTTGCAACTTGCGTGTATTTTGCCACCCTAAACACACGAAATTAACAATGATCAAAATTGTACGAACAGATAAAACATATCTTGACAATTTAGTAAGGTGATGACTTACTATTTCATCAGGAAGAACACATTCTAGAGTTTTCCCTCCAAAACTTGTGTTTGATGTCCATCAATGGAGTAGCTTCACGTGCACTCTCCAAGCATCTTTATTGGTTTTACTTTGTGAACGTCGACataattttgattgtttttcatcgttttctttttgtgaAGTCTGAATGCATGTGTAGAAAAGAAGCGTAagaggtgtatatatataaggcGAGCAAGTtgttttggaaaattattttattaagtttaaatgCTAAGATTTCGTACgatttaaacaataatatatgtGAGAATATTTAGGAATAATTATGAACAATAAAGATATGGCAATTTAGTAGTTATTAACCTTTATTCTAATTCGTGGGGATCAAGTTTGAGATCTTGATTTAAATGAAGAGATACCCAcgtcaaatctttttaaaatttatgaataaatatataaattagttaaaaattgctaaatttaaatttatgtgaaaatatttaggaataatTAGTGGTAACTGAGTTGCTATTaatctctattctattttcGTGGAGATCAAAGTGTTGGACTTTGGTTTAAATGAGAAGATCCCCAtgcaaaatcttccaaaattttaggaataaatatgtatatacctttttgataaataattatgatgAATTTACAGTATTTACAAACTTAGAAAACTAACATTTAACCATTTCAGTTTTACtactttttattgtttaaactatgtatttcagCTCTGTATCGTGTTATAAAGGCGTTTGTGACCCGTAAACACGGTAGTaagaattttacaaatatttatacttttgtaatttaataattattttacttaataATAGTGTTTCATTCTTAAATACACATAATAACTCATGAGGTGAATCACTTATATAGTTAtactgtatttttaaaattatatatcaaatttttttgcGAAAAGTGTTTAGATATACGAAAACAGAAAATTtcatacaaaaaatatatttatataaataaattacattttgttctttatttattcaaaaatcccttcaaaagaaactataaataattttataattttctttaacaaattaataacaattatacaaaacccaaaaataatgttaattgtAATTTGGACCATAATAATCTATGATTCAAATTAAGtccattattatttttcttaatatactacAACCATTtatccaaacaacattatatttttctactattatctatgtttccaaacaaaagcttaaagtacttttactttaataagataaataagatagatgagaagtactgaaattaaataaatcacATGAAGATGTGAAATCAGTTTTCTCGAAGTTTTTTTACTTAATTAGCCCCGTTGAattcaataataattttttttgaactcCTGGGCTTTGcagaacttttttttgtaacagctTTAGATTTATGAACACACGAAGAATGTAGGCGGTCATTATTGGATGGATTAGGTTCAACATTCAAAACCACCAAAAGTTAGCAATAAAACCttcaaaaacagagaaaacaaaaacgttCGATCATGCACTATTGTTCTTTTCATtgtctttttgaaattttctgaGTAAAGACATGGAGATAAACACATGAAAAGCCGAGCCACCTAGTAGGATCACCCTAGCTATCCGTGTTTGTTTCTAGccgttcctttttttttctttcgttaGTTGCTTTTCGGTTAAAACATTTTGCAAccattttctaaaacattttttttttttttgattaaaagattCCATGTGAAATAAAGACAAGGCAAATTCTTAATGATAAGATATGTAACAAAGCTCCATTAATCTTCTTGgcgatgtttttttttggtaaaatgttaaaatttatactattttgaGTTTTTTCCATTGTTGATTACAACTTCTTGGcgatgtttcatttttttttgttaaaccaaGGATTCGGGTCCGAAGGACTTGTTTTGCAATATTATCGGCCCAAACATTAGCCTTACTTCTGTCTCCTCGTCCTTCTTGGCGGAAACTTTGGCGATGTTTCACTTATCTATTGATCTTCTTTGACGAAATTCATATACTAtgttttttaatcaaaattcaTAACCTATATATCCAAACATGAATTTGTAAGagcaactattttttttgtaaaaactaacaaaataaataaatggaaaTGTCAGACGagggaggaagtggagagaggCACATGGGATTATGTTCTACGAGTTTcagaaaatatttgttttgtgagGTCTTTTTATCTCCATGCGGCGATCCGTACCCTAACTACCGAATTTCAAGACGTTTCAGCCGTAGACGTGTTTGATTTGAAGGAGATCTTCTCTTATCGGACCCATTCTTGATGTTGGATTTTCGAGATggccaaaataaacaaaagctaGGTAGGGCACACCTATTAGCCAGTGGACCCTGAGAGACTTTTGCGTTCTCCCTTTCAGACAAAGACATTGGTGGAAGAGGCATGTGATGTAGGACCTAGTTTACATCGAACACGTCACTTTAACGCCGTCGCGTCACTGTTTATGTCACACGTATATCTCGCAAAGTCCTCTCCGGCTATTTCTTTTCATCATGTTGTTCTTTGATAAATTCACACAATAATGCATAATGATAGTGTAATATACACGTGCAAGTAATCATTCACCGCCGTCAAAAGgttattttctgaattttggTCAACGAAAGAAGTTATTacaatcttttttcttttgatcaaaagtttttttttccatctgatTATTATTGATTAAGCCCAACCAAAAAGCCCAATTACACAAACATGAATCCATACAAAGCCCGAAACTAAAAGGCGAACTAAAAAAACATGGATTCTTAAGTCCAAACCCACAACCGAATAACGACCCACGCGTCTAAACAAAGCACGCGTCATCGCCACGTGTTAAACCCACCCAGATGAGAGACACCTGTCTCGTACTCACCACATCGTGACGCAATCTACGATGCACCGCCAGAAACGACGAGGACCAAAAGATTCGCCGGAGTACACCGGAGACTGAatcgccaccaccaccattTTTCTTCGCCTTACTTTTTTCTAAAAGAGAGCTTCATCGGACCAGCTCCGAAAACTCATCCTGAGTCAGTGAAACCTCCACCAAACTATCTCTTCCTTCTTCACCGCTTGAACCCTACGCCAGAGAGCATCCATCGTCCTATGACGAGATCTCATTCGTAGCTTCAAGCCACCAATTCTTCCAAAGAGTTTCGACCAAAACCGTTCGCCGAAACTACACCGCCGTACACCAAAGCCGGATGATCGCgtgacactacaagaaaacacgctgaaTTCCGACGGAGGTTCCGACGGACCAAAGTGTCGTCGGACAAATTTGACGATTTTCCGACCAATTTCTGACGGAAGCAAAAAATAAgaggtcgtcggaattccgtcagtaaatactgacggaattccgacgaaaCAGGGttcgtcggtatataccgacgacTATCCGACGATATTCCGATCAACAATTATATCCGTTGGGGTCGTCAGTATtccgtcggtatataccgacggaATTCTGACGAACCCTTGTTCGTCGGCATATACCGACGACTATCTGACGATATTCTGATCAACAGATATAACCGTTGAGgtcgtcggtattccgtcagaaaataccgacgaatTTCTGATGGACTATGTGACCGTTGCCGACAAATCCATATGACCGTTTTATAGCcgtttaaaatttgtaaataccgacggaattccgacgcaCTGCTTTAtgtccgtcggaattccgtcagaaatTCGTCGGAAAGCCGTAACCAATTTCCTATAAATTCAACTCCTCCTCATTTCAACTCTTCACTCCTCATTCTCTCTTCATTCTCTTTGATCATAACAATTCCGTAAAAATCATGTCTTCAGGAGGTTATTATCGTTCATGGATGGATAaacctcatttggatcccaacaccaaattgcttacggaagaatacgTTCAAGGGATTAAAGAATTCATGAGGCTTGTTCAACAACAACCAGATGCAAAAAATGGTATGTTAAGATGTCCCTGCTCTAGTTGcaataataataaagttataGAAGAATTTAATGTTTGGACTCATTTGTATATGAAAGGGTTTTCACGTAATTACAAAGTTTGGTATCTTCATGGAGAAACTGGTTATGAatatggtagtactagcgaacctcagcctaTTAGTGAATTTCAGTCGGATATTAGGTTAGAAGAATCTAGAACGGAtatagattatggtgtaggtactgagcagatggtacATGATCATTATAGAGGGGAAGAACCAAATCCCGAATCTAGGAGATTTTTTGACATGTTAGATGCAGGAAAACAACCTTTGTATCAAAATtgtagagatggtcattcagcctTATCATCTGCAACTAGATTAATGGGTATTAAGACAGACTATAATTTGGCTGAAGAATGTATGGATGCGATTACTGATTTTGTCAAAGgcattctacctgaggataatgttgCACCGGGTTCATACTACGAAGTTCAGAAACTGGTTGCCGGTCTTCAACTACCGTACGAAGTGATAGATGTATGTAttgacaactgcatgatctactggagaGCGGATGAGACACGGAAtgaatgcaaattttgtgggaaacCTCGTTTCCAGGAGACGAGGGGAAGAGTTCCGATCCCGTTCAAAagaatgtggtatttgcctttgacggaaagatTGAAGAGGTTGTATCAGTGTGAGCGCACAGCAAAagcaatgagatggcatgcagagcattccacaaatggtgagattagacatccttcagatgcgaaggcttggaaacatttccagtcaacatatccagaatttgcagaagagagaagaaatgtttatCTTGGATTAtctactgatggtttcagcccatttGGAAAGCATGGAAGACAGTATTCTCTTTGGCCAGTTATTGTGACACCGTACAACCTACCGCCGAGCTTGTgcatgcgacgagagtttttgttcctCTCAATTCTCGTCCCCGGGCCAGAGCATCCTAAAAGATCActagatgtgtttcttcaaccactgatatatgagttgcaacaactatgggcgCATGGTTTTGAGACATACGATGTTTCGTGCAAAGAAAACTTTCATatgcgggcagtacttatgtggacaataagtgactttccagcatatggtatgttatctggatggacaacacatgggagactatcatgtccatattgtcaagatgaCACAGCTGCTTTCCAACTAAAGaacggaaggaaaacgtgttggtttgattgtcacaGGCGATttctaccacctgatcatccataccGCAGGAGTAGGAATGCAtttacgaagaacaagcagGTGTTTGATGGTCCACCTGTGGAAGTTAGTGGGGAAGATTT is part of the Raphanus sativus cultivar WK10039 chromosome 5, ASM80110v3, whole genome shotgun sequence genome and harbors:
- the LOC108863603 gene encoding homeobox-leucine zipper protein ATHB-5, whose amino-acid sequence is MKRSRGSSDSLSGFLPICHSATDKQLSPRPTATGFLYSGTGDYSPMFDCLEDGSLEDIAVGHVSCTAATEKKRRLSVEQVKALEKNFEIDNKLEPERKVKLAQELGLQPRQVAIWFQNRRARWKTKQLERDYGVLKSNFDSLKRSRDSLQLDNDSLRAEIKELRAKLNVEGISRSNSNASTEENIFLKADETVMPNNEVLELNQLPSQPLPHIPTEAPASELAYEMFSIFPRTEIFREDPADSSDSSAILNEEYSPTAAEAAAATAVEMSTMGCIGHFVKMEEHEDLFSGEEACKLFADNEQWYC
- the LOC130494974 gene encoding uncharacterized protein LOC130494974; its protein translation is MSSGGYYRSWMDKPHLDPNTKLLTEEYVQGIKEFMRLVQQQPDAKNGMLRCPCSSCNNNKVIEEFNVWTHLYMKGFSRNYKVWYLHGETGYEYGSTSEPQPISEFQSDIRLEESRTDIDYGVGTEQMVHDHYRGEEPNPESRRFFDMLDAGKQPLYQNCRDGHSALSSATRLMGIKTDYNLAEECMDAITDFVKGILPEDNVAPGSYYEVQKLVAGLQLPYEVIDVCIDNCMIYWRADETRNECKFCGKPRFQETRGRVPIPFKRMWYLPLTERLKRLYQCERTAKAMRWHAEHSTNGEIRHPSDAKAWKHFQSTYPEFAEERRNVYLGLSTDGFSPFGKHGRQYSLWPVIVTPYNLPPSLCMRREFLFLSILVPGPEHPKRSLDVFLQPLIYELQQLWAHGFETYDVSCKENFHMRAVLMWTISDFPAYGMLSGWTTHGRLSCPYCQDDTAAFQLKNGRKTCWFDCHRRFLPPDHPYRRSRNAFTKNKQVFDGPPVEVSGEDLLKQFRYFDAERTPDVGGHENIRVSAVGELHNWHKKSIFWDLPYWESHLLRHNLDVMHIEKNFFDNLMNTVLNIQGKTKDNLKSRLDLVDICDRPELHVDENGTAPFPIYRLDGARKEEFFDWITDKVKFPDGYASNLGNCVDRSEGKFTGLKSHDCHVIMQRLLPFAFSALLPRNVHEAIAGISVFFRDLCSRVVTEEGINNLKTNAPVSMCNLEKIFPPSFFDVMEHLVIHLARELELGGPVQYRWMYIFERYMHHLKKMVKNLSRVEGSIVADVEFVENFTEFGLDAVVHSEPEAEVGEFDEDSEDSD